From the Vibrio metoecus genome, one window contains:
- a CDS encoding alpha/beta fold hydrolase: MKLNETTYSLELGQLAAVEVGDAKMAEVSVIFIHGWLDNAASFLSLMQALHALAPELHLCAIDLPGHGLSPHKAGYYPFHDYIDDIDQLLLNLSPNKHVLVGHSLGALIASCYSAAFPEQVSGLVQIEGFGPLSEPATESVTRLRQGVCSRHALRNAKPRGYSSFDHALRHRALVNQLSGELLRPLVERGTYRHDEQWFWRHDPKLKADSLYRMSPEQAAQIREQVCCPQQVILGTQGFASLQQRVQEENLAAIPIHTVTGGHHCHLEQPQSVAELIFGLVNKI; the protein is encoded by the coding sequence ATGAAGCTGAACGAAACCACGTACTCGCTAGAGCTGGGGCAACTCGCTGCAGTGGAAGTGGGTGATGCAAAAATGGCCGAGGTATCGGTCATTTTTATTCATGGCTGGCTAGATAATGCAGCGAGCTTTTTATCATTGATGCAAGCTTTGCATGCTTTGGCTCCTGAGCTCCATTTATGTGCCATTGATCTTCCGGGACATGGGTTATCACCGCATAAAGCGGGTTATTACCCATTTCATGACTATATCGACGATATTGATCAGCTTTTGCTCAACTTATCGCCAAACAAACACGTGTTGGTAGGTCATTCGCTTGGTGCTTTAATCGCAAGTTGTTATAGTGCCGCCTTTCCTGAGCAAGTCAGCGGTTTAGTGCAGATAGAAGGCTTTGGCCCACTTTCTGAGCCTGCCACAGAGAGTGTCACACGCTTACGGCAAGGGGTATGCTCTCGCCATGCGTTACGTAACGCCAAACCTCGCGGTTATTCGAGCTTCGATCATGCACTGCGCCATCGTGCTTTGGTCAATCAGTTGTCCGGAGAGTTGCTGCGCCCGTTGGTGGAACGTGGCACTTACCGGCATGATGAACAGTGGTTCTGGCGACACGATCCCAAACTCAAAGCGGATTCTTTGTATCGGATGTCACCTGAGCAAGCGGCGCAGATCCGTGAGCAAGTGTGTTGCCCGCAGCAGGTGATTCTAGGAACTCAGGGGTTTGCTTCGCTCCAGCAGAGAGTGCAAGAAGAGAATCTTGCCGCCATCCCTATTCACACTGTAACGGGTGGCCACCACTGCCATTTAGAACAGCCACAATCGGTCGCTGAATTGATCTTTGGCTTAGTTAACAAAATTTAA
- the fadD gene encoding long-chain-fatty-acid--CoA ligase FadD, giving the protein MDKPWLSRYPKDVPETINPDQYPSLVEMFEQSVHKYADQPAFMNMGSVMTFRKLEERSRAFAAYLQNDLKLKKGDRVALMMPNLLQYPVALFGILRAGMIAVNVNPLYTPRELEHQLNDADARAIVIVSNFANTLEQIVANTQVKHVVLTSLGQMLPRAKGTIVDFVVKYVKGMVPKYDLPGAISMRKALHKGRRQQYVKPFMSGEDIAFLQYTGGTTGVAKGAILTHRNMVANVLQAKGAYGPVLQEGRELVVTALPLYHVFALTVNCLLFIEMGGSNLLITNPRDIPGFVKELQKYPFTAITGVNTLFNALVNNEDFHELDFRNMKLAVGGGMAVQRAVAERWKKTTGVHLLEGYGLTECSPLVTGNPYDLTDYTGAIGLPVPSTEVRIVDDAGNALPNDQVGELQVRGPQVMQGYWQRPEATKEVLNAEGWLSTGDIVKFDDQGLIHIVDRKKDMILVSGFNVYPNEIEDVVALHGKVLEVAAIGQANEASGELVKIYVVKRDPSLTKDEVIAHCRKHLTGYKVPKLVEFRDDLPKTNVGKILRRVLREENDAQLAAKAKESA; this is encoded by the coding sequence GTGGATAAACCTTGGCTTTCACGTTATCCGAAAGACGTACCGGAAACTATTAATCCTGATCAGTACCCATCACTGGTCGAAATGTTTGAACAATCGGTACACAAGTATGCGGATCAGCCAGCCTTCATGAATATGGGCTCGGTGATGACTTTCCGTAAACTGGAAGAGCGCAGCCGCGCTTTTGCCGCTTACTTACAAAATGATCTGAAATTGAAAAAGGGCGACCGAGTCGCTCTGATGATGCCAAACTTGCTGCAATATCCCGTCGCGTTATTTGGTATCTTACGTGCCGGTATGATTGCGGTGAATGTGAACCCGCTCTATACACCGCGAGAACTCGAACATCAATTGAACGATGCTGATGCACGCGCGATTGTGATCGTGTCTAACTTTGCCAACACCTTAGAGCAGATCGTTGCCAATACTCAGGTGAAGCATGTGGTTCTGACCAGTCTTGGACAGATGCTGCCACGCGCCAAAGGCACGATTGTCGATTTTGTTGTGAAATACGTTAAAGGCATGGTGCCTAAGTACGATCTGCCGGGCGCGATTTCGATGCGCAAAGCGCTGCACAAAGGTCGTCGCCAGCAGTATGTGAAGCCGTTTATGTCCGGAGAAGACATCGCTTTCCTGCAATATACTGGCGGAACAACCGGTGTGGCTAAAGGCGCAATTCTGACGCATCGCAACATGGTGGCAAATGTGTTGCAAGCCAAAGGCGCATACGGCCCAGTGCTGCAAGAGGGGCGTGAGTTGGTGGTCACCGCGCTGCCGCTGTACCACGTGTTTGCCCTAACCGTAAACTGCCTGCTGTTTATTGAAATGGGTGGCAGCAACCTCTTGATCACCAACCCGCGTGATATTCCGGGTTTTGTCAAAGAGTTACAAAAGTACCCATTCACGGCAATTACTGGCGTAAATACCCTGTTTAACGCATTGGTTAATAACGAAGATTTCCACGAGCTCGACTTCAGAAATATGAAGTTAGCGGTAGGTGGCGGTATGGCGGTACAACGTGCTGTCGCCGAGCGTTGGAAAAAGACTACCGGTGTCCATTTGCTAGAAGGCTATGGTTTGACCGAGTGTTCGCCATTGGTTACTGGCAACCCATACGACTTGACGGACTATACGGGCGCGATTGGTTTACCTGTTCCGTCAACCGAAGTGCGTATTGTGGATGATGCCGGTAATGCATTACCTAATGATCAAGTCGGTGAACTGCAAGTGCGCGGCCCACAAGTCATGCAAGGTTACTGGCAGCGCCCTGAAGCGACCAAAGAAGTGCTCAATGCTGAGGGCTGGTTATCAACCGGCGATATCGTGAAATTCGATGACCAAGGTTTGATCCACATTGTTGATCGTAAGAAAGACATGATCTTGGTTTCAGGCTTTAACGTTTATCCGAATGAAATTGAAGATGTGGTCGCACTGCACGGCAAAGTGCTGGAAGTCGCGGCGATTGGTCAAGCGAATGAAGCGTCGGGTGAGTTGGTGAAGATTTATGTGGTGAAGCGTGATCCGAGCCTAACCAAAGACGAAGTGATTGCTCACTGTCGTAAACATCTGACCGGTTACAAAGTGCCAAAATTGGTTGAATTCCGTGACGATCTGCCAAAAACCAACGTAGGCAAAATCCTGCGTCGTGTGCTGCGTGAAGAAAATGACGCACAATTAGCGGCAAAGGCTAAAGAAAGCGCATAA
- the rnd gene encoding ribonuclease D, which yields MNYQIITQLGDLQRVCLAARDADVVMLDTEFVRTRTFFPQLGLIQMFDGENLSLIDPTVMDEMTPFVELLQDTSVLKVLHACGEDLEVFQNAFGCTPFPMVDTQIMAAFLGYGLSTGFAALVQDQLQVELDKSESRTDWLARPLSDKQLEYAAADVFYLLPMYEKLVERVTQAGWWEAALQESELQVAKRTKVSNPELAYLDIKGAWQLKPKELAILKPLATWRYHEAVNRDLALNFVIKETDLLTISRLALRSPKRMEEEGVDPHAIRRHSSKIIAMVKTALETPADAYPPEIVPIMEYPGYKQLFKRLKDEVKSVSNTSGLATEFLASKKQLNQLLSWVWKRDRDPARLPDLMQGWRLPLLGEKLNTLVSK from the coding sequence GTGAATTATCAAATTATTACCCAACTTGGCGATCTACAACGAGTCTGTCTTGCCGCCCGTGATGCGGATGTGGTGATGCTGGATACCGAATTTGTCCGCACCCGTACTTTCTTCCCACAACTGGGATTGATCCAGATGTTTGATGGGGAAAACCTATCACTGATTGATCCGACTGTGATGGATGAAATGACACCGTTTGTCGAGTTATTGCAGGACACTTCGGTATTAAAAGTGCTGCATGCCTGTGGCGAAGATTTGGAAGTATTCCAGAACGCGTTTGGCTGTACTCCTTTTCCGATGGTGGATACCCAGATCATGGCCGCGTTTTTGGGTTACGGTTTATCCACCGGTTTTGCAGCGTTAGTGCAAGATCAACTGCAAGTGGAGTTAGACAAAAGCGAATCACGTACCGATTGGTTAGCGCGCCCGCTGAGTGACAAGCAACTCGAATACGCCGCAGCCGATGTGTTCTACCTGCTACCGATGTACGAAAAACTGGTCGAGCGAGTGACCCAAGCCGGCTGGTGGGAAGCGGCGCTGCAAGAAAGTGAACTGCAAGTCGCGAAGCGCACCAAAGTCAGCAACCCAGAGCTCGCTTACTTAGACATCAAAGGGGCTTGGCAGCTTAAACCTAAAGAGCTGGCGATCCTCAAACCCCTAGCAACATGGCGTTACCATGAAGCCGTAAATCGAGATTTGGCACTCAACTTCGTGATTAAAGAAACGGACTTACTGACCATTTCGCGTTTGGCACTCCGTAGCCCGAAACGCATGGAAGAAGAGGGTGTAGACCCGCATGCGATCCGTCGTCACAGCAGCAAAATCATCGCTATGGTGAAAACGGCGCTAGAAACGCCAGCCGATGCTTACCCGCCAGAAATCGTGCCGATCATGGAATACCCAGGTTATAAGCAGTTGTTCAAACGTTTGAAAGATGAAGTAAAGAGCGTTTCGAACACCAGTGGTTTGGCGACTGAGTTTCTGGCCTCGAAAAAACAGCTTAACCAACTGCTCAGTTGGGTGTGGAAACGCGATCGCGATCCAGCACGCTTGCCTGATTTAATGCAAGGGTGGCGTTTGCCATTACTTGGCGAGAAGCTCAATACGCTCGTCTCCAAATAA
- a CDS encoding M3 family metallopeptidase encodes MSATHYLNQLNHRYLNIHRVKEDFFWDTYMGLSDDHAGSAKAQTEWTQFLSNGARIEEIRQQIKLAEQITDSEEKAQTLTGLQGWLAMFESHALESEQAQSLKAGLIQFEADLFEKKQKHVLTYTNEQGEAVEASIVTLGSTVRTHDQEVVRRSAHQAFLGLEQWLLQNGFLELVKRRNHFARSLGYQTFFDYSVAKKEKMTTEQLFTILDDFEQRTRDRHFTSLTELSQSKGQQALQGHNFIYSFAGDVMRELDPYVPFSQSLRRWVESFGRLNIEFSGAELTLDLLDRKGKYPNGFCHGPIPAFYDQGQWVAAKVNFTSNAKPDQVGSGYDGINTLFHEGGHAAHFANVKMNAPCFSQEFAPTSMAYAETQSMFCDSLLMDADWLKTYAKDAQGNTVPDETIKAMVFSRQPFKAYEERSILLVPYFERALYELSEEELTAERVTELARATEKRIIGLECSPRPLMAIPHLLSDESACAYHGYLLAHMAVYQTRAYFLEQFGYLTDNPAIGPLLAKHYWHQGNALSHNDTIVSLTGEGFNARYLADACNLTPEEAWQKQQHKMAQLATREQANPASLNAQIRVIDGATELAANRDSDEEMCRQFEAYIAKHYGC; translated from the coding sequence ATGTCTGCGACACACTACCTCAACCAACTTAACCACCGTTATCTGAACATCCATCGTGTGAAAGAAGATTTCTTCTGGGATACCTACATGGGGCTGAGTGATGATCATGCGGGTTCTGCAAAAGCACAAACCGAGTGGACTCAGTTTCTGAGCAATGGTGCGCGGATTGAGGAAATTCGTCAGCAAATCAAATTGGCTGAACAAATCACCGATAGCGAAGAAAAAGCGCAAACCTTAACGGGTTTACAAGGCTGGCTCGCGATGTTTGAAAGTCATGCGCTGGAATCAGAGCAAGCGCAGTCACTCAAAGCCGGATTGATCCAATTTGAAGCTGATCTGTTCGAGAAAAAACAGAAGCATGTGCTGACTTACACCAACGAACAGGGCGAAGCGGTAGAAGCCTCGATTGTCACTTTAGGTTCCACGGTGCGTACTCATGATCAAGAAGTAGTACGTCGCAGCGCCCATCAGGCTTTCTTAGGCTTAGAACAGTGGCTATTACAAAATGGATTTTTAGAGCTGGTGAAGCGCCGTAACCATTTTGCGCGCAGTTTAGGTTATCAAACCTTTTTTGATTACTCGGTTGCCAAAAAAGAGAAGATGACCACCGAGCAACTGTTCACCATTTTGGATGATTTTGAACAGCGCACGCGTGATCGCCACTTCACCAGCTTAACTGAACTTTCGCAAAGCAAGGGGCAGCAAGCGCTACAAGGACATAACTTCATCTATTCGTTTGCGGGCGATGTGATGCGTGAGCTGGATCCATACGTGCCATTTTCGCAATCGCTGCGTCGTTGGGTGGAGTCTTTTGGTCGCCTCAACATCGAATTTAGTGGCGCTGAGCTGACGCTCGATTTGCTGGATCGTAAAGGCAAATACCCCAACGGTTTCTGCCATGGGCCAATTCCGGCATTTTACGACCAAGGTCAGTGGGTGGCTGCAAAAGTTAATTTCACCAGTAATGCTAAGCCAGATCAGGTGGGTAGTGGTTACGATGGCATCAACACCTTGTTCCATGAAGGTGGGCACGCGGCGCACTTTGCTAATGTGAAGATGAACGCGCCATGTTTTTCACAAGAATTTGCACCCACTTCGATGGCGTACGCCGAAACGCAATCCATGTTCTGCGATAGTCTATTGATGGATGCTGACTGGTTGAAAACCTATGCTAAAGATGCACAGGGTAATACCGTACCTGACGAAACCATTAAAGCCATGGTGTTTAGCCGCCAACCGTTTAAAGCTTACGAAGAGCGCAGTATTTTATTAGTGCCGTATTTTGAGCGAGCGTTGTATGAACTGAGCGAGGAAGAGCTGACCGCAGAGCGAGTAACCGAACTGGCGAGAGCCACTGAAAAGCGTATTATCGGCCTAGAATGCAGTCCGCGTCCGCTGATGGCGATCCCACATCTGTTATCCGATGAATCGGCGTGTGCTTATCACGGTTACTTGTTGGCGCACATGGCGGTGTACCAAACCCGCGCTTATTTCCTTGAGCAGTTTGGTTATCTCACTGATAACCCTGCGATTGGGCCACTACTGGCGAAGCATTATTGGCATCAAGGCAACGCACTTTCTCACAATGACACCATTGTGAGCCTCACAGGTGAAGGCTTTAATGCTCGCTATCTTGCCGATGCCTGTAACTTAACTCCGGAAGAAGCATGGCAAAAGCAGCAGCACAAAATGGCGCAATTGGCGACGCGTGAGCAAGCCAACCCCGCTTCATTAAATGCGCAGATTCGAGTGATTGATGGCGCCACTGAGCTGGCTGCTAACCGTGATTCGGATGAAGAGATGTGCCGCCAATTTGAGGCGTACATTGCCAAGCATTACGGTTGCTAA
- the rrtA gene encoding rhombosortase: MNLYLLLLAISLLSLSLQWPPLHELTLWHFSAIEQGQWWRILTGNFAHTNFAHWAMNLAALWIISFVFKPTARQLLITLVLISLAVGVMILASDMQFYVGLSGTLHGLFAYYAMNEALNGRRSSWLLVLGVIGKVGWEQWFGASTSTAELIGARVATEAHLAGLVSGLLLAVGQCFLRRKLSQ, from the coding sequence GTGAATCTTTACCTGCTGTTATTGGCTATAAGCCTGTTGAGTTTAAGTCTGCAGTGGCCACCACTGCATGAGCTGACTCTGTGGCACTTCAGCGCCATAGAACAAGGTCAATGGTGGCGAATCCTAACAGGAAACTTCGCACACACCAACTTTGCCCACTGGGCGATGAACCTTGCCGCTTTGTGGATCATCAGTTTTGTGTTTAAACCGACTGCTCGTCAGCTGCTGATCACTCTGGTACTGATCAGCCTTGCGGTGGGGGTGATGATTTTAGCTTCCGACATGCAGTTTTATGTTGGGCTCTCTGGCACTTTGCATGGTCTCTTTGCTTATTATGCGATGAATGAAGCCCTTAATGGACGACGCAGCAGTTGGCTATTAGTGCTTGGCGTTATCGGAAAAGTGGGATGGGAGCAGTGGTTTGGCGCATCCACTAGCACCGCAGAACTGATTGGCGCGCGAGTAGCGACGGAAGCGCACTTGGCCGGTTTAGTCAGCGGTTTGTTGCTTGCTGTTGGGCAGTGCTTCTTGCGGCGTAAACTATCGCAATAA
- a CDS encoding tRNA-uridine aminocarboxypropyltransferase — protein MSRYCSECGKARKACLCPSIVALESAVDLIILQHPTEQKRPLGSARILSLSLANSRLLVGEDFREHDELNQLLAEPDVDHYVLYPNEQAQECTEISLATARKKRVILLDGTWKKAYKMWQINTQLHELPSLRLPAECVGHYRIRKAPDDTALSTVEAGYHLLQQWQPERDFSPLLKVFDAMIQYQIDQMPEGVFERNYRQ, from the coding sequence ATGTCCCGTTATTGTTCAGAGTGTGGTAAAGCGCGTAAAGCGTGCTTGTGTCCGTCAATTGTCGCGCTGGAAAGTGCGGTTGATCTTATCATTCTTCAACACCCAACGGAACAAAAGCGCCCACTGGGTAGCGCGCGTATTCTTAGCTTGTCATTGGCCAATAGTCGTCTGTTGGTGGGCGAAGATTTTCGTGAGCATGACGAGCTAAACCAACTACTGGCAGAGCCGGATGTGGACCACTATGTGCTTTATCCGAACGAACAGGCGCAAGAGTGCACAGAGATAAGCCTTGCGACAGCGCGCAAAAAGCGGGTGATTTTGCTCGATGGGACGTGGAAAAAAGCCTACAAGATGTGGCAAATCAACACTCAACTGCATGAGTTACCGAGTCTGCGTTTGCCGGCCGAGTGTGTTGGGCATTACCGAATTCGCAAAGCGCCAGATGATACCGCGCTTTCGACTGTGGAGGCGGGTTATCATCTGCTCCAGCAGTGGCAACCTGAGCGTGACTTTTCGCCACTGCTCAAGGTGTTTGATGCCATGATTCAATATCAGATCGATCAGATGCCAGAAGGCGTTTTCGAGCGAAATTACCGTCAGTAA
- a CDS encoding anti-phage deoxyguanosine triphosphatase has product MQISLSPEWLARNNDEHKIRRNDHRSPFQRDRARILHSAAFRRLQAKTQVHGTSLNDFHRTRLTHSLEAAQIGTGIVAQIKLKQPEFRELLPSDSLIDSLCLAHDIGHPPYGHGGEIALNYMMRDHGGFEGNAQTFRIVTSLEPYTEHHGMNLSRRTLLGLLKYPALLSATRAATPPPAVAHQRQLKAKDWSPAKGIYDCDLASLDWVLESLCESDRELLGQMRAEPNSPKEHRKTRFKSLDCSIMELADDIAYGVHDLEDAIVLGMVTRAQWQEAAAAQLAECGDPWFEEHIAELSEMLFSGKHYVRKDAIGGIVNALLTSISVKPVEAPFHNELLAFNAYIEPHMGNALEVLKHFVSQYVIQIPQVQRFEYKGQQLIMDLFEALSADPERLLPQATGEKWRKAQEQDEGMRVICDYIAAMTDAYAQRLHQQLFSAQSHY; this is encoded by the coding sequence ATGCAAATATCCCTAAGCCCTGAGTGGTTAGCTCGTAACAACGATGAGCACAAAATTCGCCGCAACGATCACCGCAGCCCATTTCAGCGCGATCGCGCACGCATTCTGCATTCGGCGGCTTTTCGGCGCTTGCAAGCCAAAACTCAAGTCCACGGTACTAGCTTGAATGACTTTCATCGCACTCGCCTCACCCATTCACTGGAAGCGGCACAAATTGGTACGGGCATCGTCGCGCAAATTAAACTCAAACAACCAGAATTTCGTGAGCTATTACCTTCTGACAGCTTGATTGATTCACTCTGCCTTGCGCACGATATTGGTCACCCTCCTTACGGACATGGCGGTGAAATTGCCCTCAATTATATGATGCGCGATCACGGTGGCTTTGAAGGCAATGCGCAAACTTTTCGTATCGTCACCAGCTTAGAACCTTACACTGAACATCACGGCATGAACCTGTCGCGCCGCACGCTACTGGGACTTTTGAAATACCCTGCGCTGCTGAGTGCCACGCGTGCCGCTACACCACCGCCTGCGGTTGCCCACCAACGCCAACTGAAAGCCAAAGATTGGTCGCCAGCGAAAGGCATATACGACTGTGATTTGGCCAGTTTGGACTGGGTGCTAGAGTCGCTGTGTGAAAGTGACCGTGAATTGCTGGGGCAAATGCGTGCAGAACCCAACTCACCCAAAGAGCACCGTAAAACTCGCTTTAAGTCGCTTGATTGCTCGATCATGGAACTGGCGGATGACATCGCTTACGGCGTACATGATCTGGAAGATGCAATTGTGCTGGGTATGGTAACCCGTGCGCAGTGGCAAGAAGCCGCAGCGGCGCAGCTTGCCGAGTGCGGCGATCCTTGGTTTGAAGAACATATTGCCGAGCTCAGTGAGATGCTGTTTTCTGGCAAACACTATGTGCGCAAAGATGCGATTGGCGGCATTGTGAATGCGCTTTTAACCAGTATCAGCGTGAAGCCAGTTGAAGCGCCCTTCCATAATGAACTGTTGGCGTTCAATGCTTATATCGAGCCGCACATGGGCAATGCGCTTGAAGTGCTCAAACACTTTGTGAGCCAATACGTGATTCAAATTCCGCAGGTACAGCGCTTTGAATACAAAGGCCAGCAACTGATCATGGATTTGTTTGAAGCGTTAAGTGCTGACCCTGAGAGACTACTGCCACAAGCCACCGGCGAAAAGTGGCGCAAAGCCCAAGAGCAAGACGAAGGGATGCGCGTGATCTGTGATTACATTGCGGCGATGACGGATGCTTACGCGCAGCGGTTACATCAGCAACTCTTCTCAGCGCAGAGTCATTACTGA
- the yfbR gene encoding 5'-deoxynucleotidase — MQESHFFAHLARMKLIQRWPLMRSISSENISEHSLQVAFVAHALAVIKNKKFGGTLNPERIAILAMYHDTSEVLTGDLPTPIKYFNPEIAKEYKKIEAAAELRLLEMLPEELHEDFRPFLVSNAADPQESAIVKQADAICAYLKCLEELSAGNHEYAQAKKRLDVTLRERHSEEMEYFLQTFAPSFELTLDEIS; from the coding sequence GCGCGCATGAAACTGATTCAGCGCTGGCCATTAATGCGTTCCATCTCCAGTGAAAATATTTCTGAGCACAGCCTGCAAGTCGCCTTTGTCGCTCACGCGCTAGCGGTGATCAAAAACAAAAAATTTGGCGGAACGCTCAACCCTGAGCGCATTGCTATTCTCGCCATGTATCACGATACCAGCGAAGTGCTGACGGGTGATTTGCCCACGCCCATCAAATATTTCAATCCTGAGATCGCTAAAGAGTACAAAAAAATCGAAGCGGCGGCAGAGCTGCGTTTATTAGAGATGCTCCCAGAAGAACTTCACGAGGATTTTCGTCCGTTTCTGGTTTCTAACGCGGCCGATCCACAAGAAAGCGCCATCGTTAAGCAAGCCGATGCGATTTGCGCGTATTTGAAATGTTTGGAAGAACTCAGCGCAGGTAACCACGAATATGCTCAAGCGAAAAAACGCCTCGATGTGACTTTGCGTGAACGGCACAGTGAGGAGATGGAGTATTTTCTGCAAACCTTTGCCCCAAGTTTTGAACTAACACTGGACGAAATCAGTTAA